The Phyllopteryx taeniolatus isolate TA_2022b chromosome 7, UOR_Ptae_1.2, whole genome shotgun sequence genome has a segment encoding these proteins:
- the LOC133481347 gene encoding leucine-rich repeat-containing protein 52-like, which translates to MRVPRQPGAHSLRLLSLLVFVMGAAPSPALTAGCPDRCVCDDQLVVQCAGRELTRFPADLPLATRQLIISNNRIGDLPALQLNYLSDLVYLDCSNNSLTEISESTFGNLRKLAYLDLSFNALLQIDERTFGPLASLVMLRLTDNPGLGEIHSDAFAENLALQVLDVSRNNLTALNISGLIGLPALRSLGLSGNPWRCDCDTEDLCLWVQIESFKFQDEGQTVCHNPAELAGRHLAEVGMQLRADCHQGLGYWDYLFFVAIGFVIFSAGTVSAWVMGVLMVLHERYSKRKSEELDSDDEDARGGGGGKQGNGDVSKPGVQV; encoded by the exons ATGCGTGTCCCCCGCCAGCCCGGCGCCCACTCCCTGCGGCTCCTGTCCCTCTTGGTTTTCGTGATGGGGGCGGCCCCCTCACCGGCTCTGACAGCCGGCTGCCCTGACAG gTGTGTGTGCGACGACCAGCTGGTGGTCCAGTGCGCCGGGCGGGAGCTGACCCGGTTCCCCGCCGATCTTCCCCTGGCCACTCGGCAGCTCATCATTTCCAACAACCGAATAGGGGACCTCCCGGCATTGCAGCTCAACTACCTGTCCGACCTGGTCTACCTGGACTGCAGTAACAACTCCCTCACGGAGATCTCCGAGTCCACCTTCGGGAACCTGCGTAAGCTGGCCTATCTGGACCTGTCCTTCAACGCCCTGCTGCAGATCGATGAGCGGACTTTCGGGCCTCTGGCGTCCCTGGTCATGCTGCGGTTGACGGACAACCCGGGTCTCGGGGAGATCCACTCCGATGCCTTCGCCGAGAATCTGGCTCTACAGGTCCTGGACGTGAGCCGGAACAACCTGACAGCCCTTAACATCAGCGGTCTGATCGGCCTGCCGGCCCTCAGGTCTCTGGGACTCAGCGGGAACCCGTGGAGGTGTGACTGCGACACAGAAGACCTCTGCCTTTGGGTCCAGATCGAGAGCTTCAAGTTCCAAG ACGAGGGCCAGACGGTGTGCCACAACCCGGCCGAGCTTGCGGGCCGGCATCTGGCCGAGGTGGGAATGCAGCTGCGGGCGGACTGCCACCAGGGCCTGGGCTACTGGGACTACCTCTTCTTCGTGGCTATCGGCTTCGTCATCTTCTCGGCTGGCACCGTGTCGGCGTGGGTGATGGGCGTGCTCATGGTGCTGCACGAGCGCTACAGCAAACGCAAGAGCGAGGAGCTGGACAGCGACGACGAGGACGCCAGGGGGGGCGGCGGGGGCAAGCAGGGAAACGGAGACGTGAGCAAGCCTGGCGTGCAGGTCTGA